A genome region from Arachidicoccus soli includes the following:
- a CDS encoding chorismate synthase gives MNTLGRIFRVTIFGESHGECVGINIDGVPAGLPLQVEDFVPDMERRKGGKQKGATPRQEEDLPIFKSGIFNGFSTGAPITFLFENKNTRSEDYQKHRSHPRPGHADFVAHEKFGGFEDFRGGGHFSARLTAGIVAAGVIAKKVLGEKITIHSEVTQIGGNTDIEKGLQAAIERKDSVGAIVECRVNGLPIGLGEPFFDSVESSLAHAAFAIPAVKGVEFGSGFAAANMYGLEHNDAIEDASGKTRTNHAGGIVGGISNGNELVYRIAVKPTSSTPQVQKTWNWDTNIVDEFSVKGRHDLCVALRAPVILEAMTAIVLLDFMLLENKINRVYQHMETRG, from the coding sequence ATGAACACATTAGGAAGAATATTTCGTGTAACTATTTTTGGCGAATCGCATGGCGAATGCGTAGGCATCAATATTGATGGTGTGCCAGCGGGATTGCCATTACAAGTAGAAGATTTTGTGCCAGATATGGAGCGAAGAAAAGGAGGGAAACAAAAGGGTGCAACTCCCAGGCAAGAAGAAGATTTACCTATATTTAAAAGCGGTATTTTTAACGGATTTTCAACTGGCGCACCGATTACTTTTTTATTTGAAAATAAAAATACGCGCTCTGAAGATTATCAAAAACATCGTTCACACCCGCGGCCCGGACATGCTGATTTCGTGGCACATGAAAAATTTGGCGGTTTCGAGGATTTTCGTGGCGGTGGTCATTTTAGCGCCCGATTAACCGCCGGAATTGTTGCCGCAGGTGTTATTGCTAAAAAAGTTTTGGGCGAAAAAATAACCATTCATTCTGAAGTAACGCAAATTGGGGGTAATACAGATATTGAAAAAGGCCTACAAGCAGCCATTGAACGAAAAGATAGCGTAGGCGCTATAGTGGAGTGCCGTGTTAATGGTTTGCCCATAGGTTTAGGAGAACCTTTTTTCGATAGTGTAGAATCTTCATTGGCGCATGCTGCTTTTGCAATCCCCGCCGTAAAAGGTGTGGAGTTTGGAAGTGGTTTTGCAGCTGCAAACATGTATGGCTTAGAGCACAATGATGCGATCGAAGATGCCTCTGGAAAAACGCGTACAAATCATGCCGGCGGTATTGTAGGAGGAATTTCTAATGGTAATGAATTGGTTTATCGTATTGCTGTTAAGCCGACTTCTTCTACGCCACAAGTGCAAAAGACTTGGAATTGGGATACTAATATCGTCGATGAATTTTCTGTAAAGGGTCGACATGACTTATGTGTAGCACTTCGTGCACCCGTGATTTTAGAAGCAATGACAGCAATTGTTTTATTGGATTTTATGCTATTAGAAAACAAGATAAATAGGGTATATCAACATATGGAGACTAGAGGATGA
- a CDS encoding DEAD/DEAH box helicase, whose protein sequence is MITFEELGLDDRLVKATSELGYINPTPIQEQAIPVLLSGTKDLIGLAQTGTGKTAAFGLPLLHVLNEEDRFPQALIVCPTRELCLQIVKEIVGFKKHMKGVNVVAVYGGSSISLQIKDIKRGVQIVVATPGRLIDLIERKAINLEEIKYVVLDEADEMLNMGFQDDIEFILKNTPARESTWLFSATMPNEIRRVSKKYMKDPVEITVGQVNTANKNIDHQYYITSAQHRYETLKRLIDFNPGIYGIIFTRTKRDAQEIAEKLTREGYDIDALHGDLTQPQRDKVMKQFRDRSLQLLIATDVAARGIDVKEITHVINYELPDDVEIYTHRSGRTGRAGNTGICISIIHSRETFKLRQIEKIVKVPFNKREIPSGKDVCRKQFFFFMDKLLNADISHGDYETYVPMLEEKFADVSKEEVLKRVAALEFDRFLTYYENAGDLNTRTENRGDRRDRNDRSDRSDRNSGRERSGRDARDNNSFNGDTARLFINIGTKDGFYKASFLQFILDMSDLRKDVLGRIDMKEMNSWIEIDKKAANQMIRSLDGKNFKGRKIRMNDADSGGGKRR, encoded by the coding sequence ATGATAACATTCGAAGAATTAGGATTAGATGATCGTTTGGTAAAGGCTACCAGCGAATTAGGCTACATCAATCCTACGCCCATACAGGAGCAAGCGATTCCTGTTTTATTGAGCGGCACAAAAGATTTGATCGGTTTGGCACAAACCGGAACTGGGAAAACAGCGGCATTTGGCTTACCGCTTTTACACGTATTAAACGAAGAAGACAGATTTCCACAAGCATTAATTGTTTGCCCAACGCGTGAACTATGTTTACAAATAGTAAAGGAAATCGTTGGGTTTAAAAAACACATGAAAGGTGTAAATGTGGTGGCGGTTTATGGCGGCTCCTCCATTAGCCTACAGATTAAAGATATTAAAAGAGGTGTTCAAATTGTTGTAGCTACACCGGGCCGACTAATTGATTTAATCGAACGTAAGGCTATTAATCTTGAAGAAATAAAATATGTAGTTCTTGATGAAGCAGACGAAATGTTGAACATGGGCTTTCAAGATGATATAGAATTTATTTTGAAAAACACCCCTGCTCGCGAAAGCACTTGGCTGTTCAGCGCAACAATGCCAAATGAAATTCGCAGAGTCAGCAAAAAGTACATGAAAGATCCGGTAGAAATTACAGTTGGTCAGGTAAATACAGCTAATAAAAACATCGATCATCAATATTATATTACTTCTGCACAACATAGATATGAGACATTAAAAAGATTGATAGATTTCAATCCGGGTATTTATGGCATTATTTTCACACGTACTAAAAGAGATGCACAGGAAATTGCTGAAAAATTAACGCGTGAAGGTTACGATATAGATGCGCTACATGGTGATCTTACTCAGCCTCAACGTGATAAAGTGATGAAACAATTCCGAGATAGAAGCTTGCAGCTTTTAATTGCTACAGATGTGGCTGCTCGTGGTATTGATGTAAAAGAAATTACACACGTAATCAATTATGAGTTACCTGACGATGTAGAGATATACACGCATAGAAGTGGACGTACTGGACGGGCGGGCAATACCGGAATATGTATTAGCATTATACATTCTAGAGAAACATTCAAACTCCGTCAAATTGAAAAAATAGTAAAAGTTCCCTTCAATAAAAGAGAAATACCGTCTGGTAAGGATGTTTGTCGTAAGCAATTCTTTTTCTTTATGGATAAATTACTCAATGCGGATATTTCACATGGTGATTATGAAACATATGTGCCTATGTTGGAAGAAAAGTTCGCAGATGTATCCAAAGAAGAAGTTCTAAAACGTGTGGCAGCCTTAGAATTTGATCGTTTTTTGACCTATTATGAAAATGCGGGAGATTTAAACACACGCACAGAAAATCGTGGAGATCGTAGAGATAGAAATGACAGAAGCGATAGATCAGATAGAAATTCAGGTAGAGAAAGAAGTGGTAGAGACGCAAGGGACAATAATAGCTTCAATGGTGACACCGCAAGATTGTTTATTAACATCGGTACAAAAGATGGATTCTATAAAGCGAGTTTCTTACAATTTATTCTGGATATGAGTGACCTAAGAAAGGACGTTTTGGGTAGAATAGATATGAAGGAAATGAATAGCTGGATAGAAATAGATAAGAAAGCGGCTAATCAAATGATTCGTTCTTTGGATGGGAAAAATTTCAAAGGCCGTAAAATAAGAATGAATGATGCCGATTCTGGTGGAGGAAAAAGAAGATAA
- a CDS encoding chorismate mutase has translation MESTNIAAQKEQVQIVWKKRPLIISGPCSAETEEQTVETAIRLQKTGKVDVLRAGIWKPRTRPGSFEGIGTKGLPWLQAAKKATGLLTAVEVATPKQAEDALHFGVDILWVGARTTVNPFSVQDLADALRGVDVPVLIKNPINPDLELWTGAVERIDRAGIKDIGLIHRGFASYGNSEYRNAPMWHLAIEMKRRYPELPFINDPSHICGKRDNLLEVAQKAIDLDYDGLIIESHIDPDKAWSDAKQQVTPERLGEMLNEIIWRKEDVPTIDHATLEKYRQQINHLDDELLQLIAQRMKVADKIGAYKKDNGLTILQTNRWNTILEKAVAKGEKQGLSKEFITKYFDAIHMESIAHQNKIMND, from the coding sequence ATGGAATCTACAAATATTGCAGCACAAAAAGAACAAGTGCAAATCGTTTGGAAAAAAAGACCCTTAATCATTTCTGGCCCATGTAGTGCAGAAACTGAAGAACAAACTGTAGAGACAGCGATTCGTTTACAAAAAACCGGAAAAGTAGATGTATTGCGTGCCGGCATTTGGAAACCGCGTACACGCCCTGGAAGTTTTGAAGGTATTGGTACCAAAGGGTTGCCATGGCTGCAAGCTGCAAAAAAAGCTACAGGGTTATTAACGGCGGTTGAAGTTGCTACGCCTAAACAAGCAGAAGATGCTTTACATTTTGGTGTAGATATTTTATGGGTAGGTGCGCGTACAACTGTCAATCCATTTAGTGTTCAAGATTTAGCAGATGCTTTACGTGGCGTTGATGTCCCTGTTTTAATCAAGAATCCAATTAATCCCGATCTAGAATTATGGACTGGCGCCGTGGAAAGAATTGACCGTGCCGGGATTAAAGATATTGGATTGATTCACCGAGGCTTTGCATCTTATGGCAATAGTGAATATCGCAACGCACCAATGTGGCATTTAGCGATAGAGATGAAACGTCGTTATCCTGAACTGCCTTTTATCAATGATCCTTCTCATATCTGCGGTAAAAGAGATAACTTATTGGAAGTTGCTCAAAAAGCTATTGATTTGGATTATGATGGTTTAATTATTGAATCACACATCGATCCTGATAAGGCTTGGAGTGATGCCAAACAACAAGTGACGCCTGAACGTTTAGGAGAAATGCTCAATGAAATAATATGGCGAAAAGAAGATGTTCCCACAATAGATCACGCAACACTGGAGAAATATCGCCAACAAATCAATCACTTAGATGATGAGTTGTTGCAATTAATTGCGCAAAGAATGAAAGTGGCTGATAAAATTGGTGCTTATAAAAAAGATAATGGATTAACGATTTTACAAACTAATCGTTGGAATACTATTTTGGAAAAAGCTGTTGCAAAAGGGGAGAAACAGGGTCTGAGCAAAGAATTTATTACAAAATATTTCGATGCAATTCATATGGAAAGTATTGCGCATCAGAATAAAATAATGAATGATTAA
- the aroA gene encoding 3-phosphoshikimate 1-carboxyvinyltransferase, with amino-acid sequence MQEEISIPYTVIISPGNISGNIIAPASKSSMQRACAAALVKRGVSQIFNPGISNDDIASLGVIQNLGARVTQQDDGSLVIDSTDAAPKEDVEINFGESGLGIRMFTPIAALNAVNIDIVGRGSLTTRPMNFFDEILPQLGVEISSNNGLLPLHLKGALQPANIEIDGSLSSQFLTGLLLAFAAADASDVTIEVNDLKSKPYVDLTLKVMQDFGLKLPVNNNYQSFYFEKLQTGNKKTKVSYTVEGDWSGGAFLLVAGAIAGPIKVAGLEVQSTQADKAILSALQDCGCQLSVSDKEIEVAPAKLKAFQFDANDCPDLFPPLVALAAYCEGTTVIEGVERLTHKESNRALTLQDEFAKLGIEIVLQNNLMLIKGGTGVKGGVTHSRHDHRIAMACAVAALKAETAITIEEAAAVKKSYPNFYKHMEQLGVSLCAQ; translated from the coding sequence ATGCAAGAAGAAATTTCTATTCCCTATACTGTGATTATTTCTCCTGGAAATATTTCGGGAAATATTATTGCACCGGCCTCTAAAAGTTCCATGCAACGCGCTTGCGCAGCTGCTTTAGTAAAAAGGGGAGTAAGTCAAATTTTTAACCCGGGAATTTCTAATGATGATATAGCGTCACTTGGAGTAATCCAAAATCTAGGTGCAAGAGTAACCCAACAAGATGATGGATCTTTAGTGATTGATAGTACAGATGCTGCTCCAAAGGAAGATGTAGAAATTAATTTTGGAGAAAGTGGCTTGGGCATTCGCATGTTTACACCGATTGCTGCATTAAACGCTGTGAATATTGATATTGTGGGTCGTGGTAGTTTAACCACCAGACCCATGAACTTCTTTGATGAGATTTTGCCGCAATTAGGAGTGGAAATATCATCAAATAATGGCTTACTTCCCTTGCATTTAAAAGGGGCACTACAACCTGCGAATATTGAAATTGACGGATCTTTGAGTTCGCAATTTCTAACGGGATTATTGTTGGCTTTTGCCGCTGCAGATGCGAGTGATGTAACCATCGAAGTGAATGATTTAAAGAGCAAACCTTATGTTGATTTGACTTTAAAAGTGATGCAAGACTTTGGTTTGAAGTTGCCTGTCAATAATAATTATCAATCTTTCTATTTTGAAAAATTACAAACCGGAAATAAAAAAACAAAAGTCAGTTATACAGTCGAAGGAGATTGGAGTGGCGGCGCATTTTTATTAGTTGCCGGCGCAATTGCTGGACCTATAAAAGTTGCAGGTTTAGAGGTTCAATCTACCCAAGCAGATAAGGCAATATTATCGGCTTTGCAGGATTGCGGTTGTCAATTATCTGTTTCTGATAAAGAAATTGAGGTGGCCCCGGCTAAATTAAAGGCATTTCAATTCGATGCAAATGACTGTCCGGATTTATTCCCACCCTTAGTTGCATTGGCTGCTTATTGTGAAGGAACAACTGTGATTGAAGGAGTAGAAAGATTAACGCATAAAGAAAGCAACCGCGCTTTGACTTTACAAGATGAATTTGCTAAGCTCGGTATTGAAATTGTTTTGCAAAATAACCTAATGCTCATTAAAGGTGGAACTGGCGTAAAAGGTGGCGTTACACATTCGCGTCATGATCATCGTATTGCGATGGCATGTGCTGTAGCTGCGTTAAAGGCTGAAACTGCTATAACGATTGAAGAAGCGGCGGCTGTAAAAAAATCTTATCCTAACTTTTACAAACACATGGAACAATTGGGCGTATCTTTATGTGCACAATAA
- the aroB gene encoding 3-dehydroquinate synthase, which translates to MILKKIIKYSTDSTIFYFDSSISELSKIVDQTSTFIITDDNLYHHYQKKLKGWNVLLIKAGEKYKNQNTVNEIIGQLIEKGADRKSIIIGFGGGVVTDIAGYVASVYMRGVSFGFIPTSILAMVDASIGGKNGVDVGIYKNMVGIIRQPKFLLYDYNVLKTLPNEEWVNGFAEIIKHACIKDAAMFKLLEKQFLKDFQKDKLLLSKLIQRNALLKAKVVQEDEFEQGNRKLLNFGHTLGHAIENTYQLPHGHAVAIGMVGAAYLSKGLLGFSNAEKLVTILEKYGLPAFYTFDAKDALLKMLSDKKRVKNTINYVLLKTIGDAVCRPLTIQEIQPVVEAISKTFK; encoded by the coding sequence GTGATTTTGAAAAAGATTATAAAATATTCTACGGATTCTACCATCTTTTATTTTGATAGTTCTATTTCTGAATTGTCGAAAATTGTAGATCAAACTTCCACTTTTATTATCACGGATGATAACCTCTATCATCATTATCAAAAAAAGCTGAAAGGCTGGAATGTACTACTGATAAAGGCTGGGGAGAAATACAAAAACCAAAATACTGTCAATGAAATTATCGGGCAGCTGATCGAAAAAGGAGCTGACCGTAAATCAATAATTATTGGTTTTGGCGGCGGTGTCGTTACCGATATTGCCGGATATGTTGCATCAGTATATATGCGTGGTGTGAGTTTTGGTTTTATTCCGACTTCTATTCTTGCAATGGTAGATGCTTCAATTGGGGGTAAAAATGGGGTAGATGTAGGTATTTATAAAAATATGGTTGGCATTATTCGTCAGCCGAAATTTTTATTATACGATTACAATGTTCTGAAAACATTACCTAACGAAGAATGGGTAAATGGTTTTGCTGAAATCATAAAACACGCTTGCATCAAAGATGCAGCGATGTTTAAATTACTTGAAAAACAGTTTCTTAAAGACTTTCAGAAAGATAAATTATTGTTGAGTAAATTAATTCAGCGTAATGCCTTGCTGAAAGCCAAGGTAGTACAAGAAGACGAATTCGAACAAGGCAATAGAAAGCTACTCAACTTTGGCCATACTTTGGGACACGCAATTGAAAATACTTACCAGTTGCCTCATGGTCATGCTGTAGCCATTGGAATGGTGGGCGCTGCATATTTGTCAAAAGGGTTATTGGGTTTTTCCAATGCTGAAAAATTGGTTACCATTCTTGAAAAATATGGACTCCCTGCGTTTTATACTTTTGATGCGAAAGATGCTTTACTAAAAATGTTGTCTGATAAAAAAAGGGTAAAGAACACCATCAATTATGTTTTGCTGAAAACTATTGGCGATGCAGTTTGTCGGCCTTTGACCATACAAGAAATCCAGCCCGTAGTAGAAGCGATAAGTAAAACTTTTAAATAG
- a CDS encoding class I fructose-bisphosphate aldolase, with the protein MNYEEIKTLLGKGNESLFTHACKTVDKKNLHLPSPDFIDNIVAGSNRNIQTLRNLQQIYNTGRLAETGYLSILPVDQGIEHSAGASFAPNPIYFDPENIVKLAIEGGCNAVATTFGVLGAVARKYAHKIPFLVKLNHNELLTYPNKFDQIMFGSVRDAWNLGATAVGATIYFGSAESDRQIIEVSRAFEEAHQLGMVTVLWCYLRNNAFKKDGVDYHVAADLTGQANHLGVTIQADIIKQKLPENNGGYLALNTKEQSFGKFDKRMYSNLATSHPIDLCRYQVLNCFMGRSGLINSGGASEGNKQRDLEEAIRTAVINKRAGGMGMISGRKSFQKSMKDGIALLNGIQDVYLEKKITVA; encoded by the coding sequence ATGAATTACGAAGAAATTAAAACTTTACTTGGTAAAGGGAACGAAAGCTTATTCACCCACGCATGCAAAACTGTTGATAAGAAGAATTTGCATTTACCATCGCCTGATTTTATAGATAACATAGTTGCGGGTAGCAATAGAAATATTCAAACACTAAGAAATTTACAACAGATATATAATACCGGGAGACTCGCAGAAACAGGTTATTTATCCATTTTGCCTGTTGATCAAGGTATAGAACATAGTGCGGGTGCATCTTTTGCACCTAACCCGATTTATTTCGACCCTGAGAATATTGTAAAATTGGCAATCGAAGGTGGTTGTAATGCAGTCGCAACAACTTTTGGCGTTTTAGGTGCTGTAGCCAGAAAATATGCGCACAAGATTCCTTTTCTGGTAAAGCTCAACCACAATGAATTATTGACATATCCCAATAAATTTGATCAAATAATGTTCGGATCTGTAAGAGATGCTTGGAATCTCGGCGCTACTGCTGTTGGTGCGACTATTTATTTTGGATCAGCGGAAAGTGACAGGCAAATTATTGAAGTTTCCAGAGCATTCGAAGAAGCGCATCAATTGGGGATGGTAACAGTATTATGGTGTTATTTGCGTAACAATGCTTTTAAAAAAGATGGTGTAGATTATCACGTTGCTGCAGATTTGACAGGACAGGCAAATCATTTAGGTGTAACTATTCAGGCAGATATTATTAAACAAAAATTACCTGAAAATAATGGCGGTTATTTAGCGCTGAATACAAAAGAACAAAGCTTTGGCAAGTTTGATAAACGTATGTATTCCAATTTAGCTACAAGCCATCCAATAGATCTATGCAGATATCAAGTTCTTAACTGTTTTATGGGTCGATCCGGACTTATTAATTCAGGTGGCGCATCTGAAGGGAATAAACAAAGAGATTTAGAAGAAGCGATTCGGACAGCTGTTATCAATAAACGAGCAGGTGGAATGGGGATGATTTCAGGCAGAAAATCTTTTCAAAAATCGATGAAAGATGGTATCGCATTATTGAACGGAATTCAAGACGTATATTTAGAAAAGAAGATAACTGTTGCTTAA
- a CDS encoding nucleoside deaminase, with product MKVAIALSEKGLTNNEGGPFGCIVVKGDEIVGRGNNKVTSTNDPTAHAEIIAIRDACKNLETFQLEDCEIYTSCEPCPMCLGAIYWARPKAIYYANTRKDASSVGFDDSLIYDEIDMEITKRKIPMIHIEQAEALKVFEHWKNKERKTRY from the coding sequence ATGAAAGTAGCTATTGCTCTTTCTGAGAAAGGCTTAACAAATAATGAAGGTGGACCATTTGGTTGTATTGTCGTAAAAGGAGACGAAATTGTTGGCCGTGGCAATAATAAAGTTACTTCAACAAACGATCCTACAGCACACGCCGAAATAATAGCAATCCGGGATGCATGTAAAAATTTAGAAACATTTCAGTTAGAGGATTGCGAAATATACACTTCTTGTGAGCCTTGTCCTATGTGCTTGGGCGCTATTTATTGGGCGAGACCAAAGGCGATTTATTATGCAAATACACGCAAAGACGCATCAAGCGTAGGCTTCGATGATTCCTTGATTTATGATGAAATAGATATGGAGATAACAAAACGAAAAATCCCTATGATTCATATTGAACAAGCAGAGGCGTTGAAGGTTTTTGAACATTGGAAAAATAAAGAAAGAAAGACAAGATATTAG
- a CDS encoding HAD family hydrolase, with product MAKTKIKCLFTDIGGVLLNNGWDRKKRAEAIEKFKLDAEEVNERHHLTFDTYEEGKITLDEYLDRVVFYTKRNFSRKAFKEYMFSLSAPYPEMIKLMKELKKKYGFHIAVVSNEGRELNDHRIKQFGLNTFVDFFISSSFVHIRKPDADIFKLALDIAQMQPEDVLFIDDREMFVQVAEKQGIRGLWHKDFETTKRILASFGLK from the coding sequence ATGGCTAAGACAAAAATTAAATGTTTGTTTACAGATATTGGAGGGGTGTTGTTAAACAATGGTTGGGATAGAAAAAAAAGAGCAGAAGCCATCGAGAAATTTAAACTAGATGCAGAAGAAGTCAATGAAAGACATCACCTGACTTTTGATACTTACGAAGAAGGAAAAATTACCTTAGATGAATATTTAGACCGTGTAGTTTTTTATACAAAGCGTAATTTTAGCCGCAAAGCTTTTAAAGAATATATGTTTAGTCTTTCTGCTCCTTATCCCGAAATGATAAAGTTGATGAAAGAGCTAAAAAAGAAATACGGTTTTCATATTGCTGTGGTAAGCAATGAAGGCAGAGAATTAAACGATCATCGCATTAAGCAATTTGGATTAAACACTTTCGTTGACTTTTTTATCTCCTCTAGTTTTGTACATATTCGTAAACCTGATGCAGATATTTTTAAACTAGCATTAGATATTGCCCAAATGCAACCTGAAGATGTGTTGTTTATTGATGATAGAGAGATGTTTGTACAAGTCGCAGAAAAGCAAGGGATACGTGGATTGTGGCATAAAGACTTTGAAACTACGAAACGAATTTTGGCAAGTTTTGGGCTTAAATAA